The Raphanus sativus cultivar WK10039 chromosome 6, ASM80110v3, whole genome shotgun sequence sequence tggagtacagtgtctccgctgagcgattcggtctccaattgagcataaatgtttttccacatactttgttacccaaaacgtgtttgacccatgtttcacactcgctctgatcttccatccacaaccgctaacaccgacatattgccacaaggagagtttttgttgatttgtatattctgaaagaaaacctacccctcactgctgtcaaccgcagctctgaaagcagtgcatccttgctaacaaaactctggttgacatagatgctggtacaatccgattttcctccttcaatagcatttgtcttagcatatgtcttttcaatttcttcaaaacaaatattatcatcatcttcctcgtcctcatctagaacctttccataaagactgtaatccccaccattctgatccgtttcaccaacaatagtgttatcagcatcctcctccccattttcctcctccccattttcctcctccccatcttgattttcatcttcaacagactcattatcaccaacatcttcaaaacattcatcagcctcatcattatcaccaacatcttcttcccattcaccagcttcatcattatcacaacatcttcttcccattcaccagcttcatcattatcaccagcttcttctcttttctctgaaaccgtttccaccttgctgcggcttgatacacaaagacatactctatgcgttttgagtatctcgagcaagtttcgaacttgtctatcacttgtaacatgaatgggaggactgcttggagtcatcatcatttctgctggtaatgagtagctaatctccacagtcactgatctcatgtccaggttataatcttcttgagccattgcaacaagttcagcatgtgttgaatcttcattcaataaaaacaatcttgctcctttgagatcatcaaccacaaaatcccaacggaaatctctcaacaaccattctccatacactgcatgtaacttaaaaatcatctgcaaatattcaaaataaaacacattagtaaacatagagaaaatgaagaagttcaacaaacattatcgcagacgacttagatttaagtcgtccagaagacttaaaggtaagtcgtctaaagaggtcacttttgcaattgaaaattaaaagggacgacttaattctaagtcgtccggctttgtttgttaaaaaaaaaattcagacgacttatatataagtcgtctacgaaaaacgggctagttttgcatttgaccgaatcgtgtcagatctttgactatttctggacgacttataaatcagtcgtctctggaaagtaaaaatttcaatattttattcaaactagacgacttacacgtaagtcgtcccaggttagttttgtaattgaaaaataaaacttgaaatttaactttctccagacgacttaactaaaagtcgtccagctagacgacttaatttaaggtcgtccgggataagcaaggtttggacgacttaattgggaaaaaattctggacgactttgctttccccgacgactttaaattaagtcttctgacgggacgactttatattatgtcgtctggtaaaaattaaattatgaagttttatttttcaactacaaaactaacctaagacgacttacacgtaagtcgtctagtttaataaaatattgaaattttaactttccgagagacgactgaattataagtcgtccagaaatagtcaaagatctgacacgattcggtcaaatgcaaaactagcctgtttctcgtagacgacttatatataagtcgtctggactgttttttttcaccaaacaaagctggacgacttagtttaagtcgtccgtttgaccagaagactcatcagtaagtcttctacatacagatgacttacttgtaagtcttctacgcgaacagattttgaaaaaaattcaattcgtaccttcaactaggtgagatgactttgtttgcacacagggtcttctccaaccacccagaacctcaacgaaagcaaccgtaagtcaaaacgaaagaaatatggctccaaacattttgaatcaaaagcttcagttttttggatgaatatggagagaaagtgaaagaaatgttgtttttagttcataacaattgaaacagagagagtgtaaagagatttacgtgcattaaagggcattaaaagctccaaacagttcgtacaagggttgttcccactattcatggcagtggcaatattgtaatacttgaagaaaatgaggttgagacagtaagaagccattttcgaaaaaaaaaaaaaaaaaagggttaatggcatttttcgtagataaaaatgcagatgtggggttaaaaactcaaaaaaaaaatgagtcaaaagaaaaggttagttttctgtttgaattcaagttttgagtcacttttgcaataagccccaTATAAAATTTNNNNNNNNNNNNNNNNNNNNNNNNNNNNNNNNNNNNNNNNNNNNNNNNNNNNNNNNNNNNNNNNNNNNNNNNNNNNNNNNNNNNNNNNNNNNNNNNNNNNcattttcctaacttctgccttatgaactccagcaggaacggaatcgggaaatcctcttgctcgcttcagtgcggaattaatagattcagctgatgttgcttgtttttatgttgaacctgttcccttacaaataaacccttgaccatagcttggcgtcggccttcttcCAAtaacgttgcaagttccgggtttgcactccgtatctcagccatgtccggttaaaatcgtgaaccgtgtgcgcatacAGCAGCCCCTTcatcaccaagtacatgagatgtttccttttaaactttttgacaatgttatcttgaaggtgataataaatattcctcgggttgccaaggaaacaccttctcacacgcacttttaatggccgcgtgccggtcagagactatcacaccgacggcttgtcatgagatatacaactagccaatttgtgaaaaaccattccgaAGGTTCTGcccttcagcatccacgatcccaaaagcccaatggggaatatctgaaaattgccatcttgtgcggctgcaactaacataacacctccatactttcccttaggtgagttccatccaccacaatgacccttctctgatacttaaaactttgatagaagctccaaaagagagaaatagatacttaaatcttttctcagaatcaagttctatagccgtgatagaatcaggatttgcaatggagatttgctcgagatatgaaggcagacgcgaatacccttcttctgctgatcctctcaccaatttctgtgcatataacagtgctctgtatgaagtggtgtaatcaagcgtcatgccaaacatgttcttcattgcatcagtgatatgctgtggagttatccatcaatgatcccaacacgatcaatgaaaagactaccaacatactttggagtacagtgtctccgctgagcgattcggtctccaattgagcataaatgtttttccacatactttgttaccccaaacgtgtttgacccatgtttcacactcgctctgatcttccatccacaaccgctaacccgacatattgccacaaggagagttttgttgatttgtatattctgaaagaaaacctacccctcactgctgtcaaccgcagctctgaaagcagtgctccttgctaacaaaactctggttgacatagatgctggtacaatccgattttcctccttcaatagcatttgtcttagcatatgtcttttcaatttcttcaaaacaaatattatcatcatcttcctcgtcctcatctagaacctttccataaagactgtaatcccaccattctgatccgtttcaccaacaatagtgttatcagcatcctcctccccattttcctcctcccattttcctcctccccatcttgattttcatcttcaacagactcattatcaccaacatcttcaaaacattcatcagcctcatcattatcaccaacatcttcttcccattcaccagcttcatcattatcaccaacatcttcttcccattcaccagcttcatcattatcaccagcttcttctcttttctctgaaaccgtttccaccttgctgcggcttgatacacaaagacatactctatgcgttttgagtatctcgagcaagtttcgaacttgtctatcacttgtaacatgaatgggaggactgcttggagtcatcatcatttctgctggtaatgagtagctaatctccacagtcactgatctcatgtccaggttataatcttcttgagccattgcaacaagttcagcatgtgttgaatcttcattcaataaaaacaatcttgctcctttgagatcatcaaccacaaaatcccaacggaaatctctcaacaaccattctccatacactgcatgtaacttaaaaatcatctgcaaatattcaaaataaaacacattagtaaacatagagaaaatgaagaagttcaacaaacattatcgcagacgacttagatttaagtcgtccagaagacttaaaggtaagtcgtctaaagaggtcacttttgcaattgaaaattaaaagggacgacttaattctaagtcgtccggctttgtttgttaaaaaaaaaaattcagacgacttatatataagtcgtctacgaaaaacgggctagttttgcatttgaccgaatcgtgtcagatctttgactatttctggacgacttataaatcagtcgtctctggaaagtaaaaatttcaatattttattcaaactagacgacttacacgtaagtcgtcccaggttagttttgtaattgaaaaataaaacttgaaatttaactttctccagacgacttaactaaaagtcgtccagctagacgacttaatttaaggtcgtccgggataagcaaggtttggacgacttaattgggaaaaattctggacgactttgctttccccggacgactttaaattaagtcttctgacgggacgactttatattatgtcgtctggtaaaaattaaattatgaagttttatttttcaactacaaaactaacctaagacgacttacacgtaagtcgtctagtttaataaaatattgaaattttaactttccgagagacgactgaattataagtcgtccagaaatagtcaaagatctgacacgattcggtcaaatgcaaaactagcctgtttctcgtagacgacttatatataagtcgtctggactgttttttttcaccaaacaaagctggacgacttagtttaagtcgtccgtttgaccagaagactcatcagtaagtcttctacatacagatgacttac is a genomic window containing:
- the LOC130496427 gene encoding uncharacterized protein LOC130496427, with translation MIFKLHAVYGEWLLRDFRWDFVVDDLKGARLFLLNEDSTHAELVAMAQEDYNLDMRSVTVEISYSLPAEMMMTPSSPPIHVTSDRQVRNLLEILKTHRVCLCVSSRSKVETVSEKREEAGDNDEAGEWEEDVGDNDEAGEWEEDVGDNDEADECFEDVGDNESVEDENQDGEEENGRRKMGRRMLITLLLVKRIRMVGLQSLWKGSR